A genomic segment from Nematostella vectensis chromosome 6, jaNemVect1.1, whole genome shotgun sequence encodes:
- the LOC125567929 gene encoding antimicrobial peptides-like, with protein MRASEEGRDRRASEEGRDRCASEVERDRCASEVGRDMRASEEGCTSEVGRDRRTSEVGRDRRTSEVGRDRRASDVETVRRASKEGRDRCASEVGRDRCTSEVERDRCASEVERDRCASEVGRDRCASEVGRARRASEVGRDRCASEVGRDRCTSEVGRDRRASDVETVRRASKEGRDRCASEVGRDRCTSEVERDRCASEVERDRCASEVGRDRRACEVERDRCASEVERDRCASEVGRDRCASEVEIDRCASEVGRDRCASEVGRDRRASEVGRDRCASEVGRDMCASEVGRDRRSSKVGRYRRASEVGRDWRASELRRDRCASEVGRDRRASEVRDRRTSEVGRDRRASEVGRDRRTSEVGRDRRTSEVGRNRRASEVGRDRRASEVGRDRRASEVGRDRRASEVGRDRRASEVERDRCASEVGRDRRASEVWRDMRASEEGRDRRASEVGRDRCASDVGRDRCASEVGRDRCASEVERDRCVSDVGRDRCASEVGRDRCASEVERDRCASDVGRDRCASEVGRDRRASEVGRDGRASEVGRDRCQVK; from the exons ATGCGCGCAAGTGAGGAAGGGAGAGATAGACGCGCAAGTGAGGAAGGGAGAGATAGATGCGCAAGTGAGGTAGAGAGAGATAGATGCGCAAGTGAGGTAGGGAGAGATATGCGCGCAAGTGAGGAAGG GTGCACAAGTGAAGTAGGGAGAGATAGACGCACAAGTGAAGTAGGGAGAGATAGACGCACAAGTGAGGTAGGGAGAGATAGGCGCGCAAGTGATGTAGAAACAGTTAGGCGCGCAAGTAAGGAAGGGAGAGATAGATGCGCAAGTGAGGTAGGGAGAGATCGATGCACAAGTGAGGTAGAGAGAGATAGGTGCGCAAGTGAGGTAGAGAGAGATAGATGCGCAAGTGAGGTAGGAAGAGATAGGTGCGCAAGTGAGGTAGGGAGAGCTAGACGCGCAAGTGAGGTAGGAAGAGATAGATGCGCAAGTGAGGTAGGGAGAGATAGATGCACAAGTGAGGTAGGGAGAGATAGGCGCGCAAGTGATGTAGAAACAGTTAGGCGCGCAAGTAAGGAAGGGAGAGATAGATGCGCAAGTGAGGTAGGGAGAGATCGATGCACAAGTGAGGTAGAGAGAGATAGGTGCGCAAGTGAGGTAGAGAGAGATAGATGCGCAAGTGAGGTAGGAAGAGATAGGCGCGCATGTGAGGTAGAGAGAGATAGGTGCGCAAGTGAGGTAGAGAGAGATAGATGCGCAAGTGAGGTAGGAAGAGATAGGTGCGCAAGTGAGGTAGAGATAGATAGATGCGCAAGTGAGGTAGGAAGAGATAGGTGCGCAAGTGAGGTAGGGAGAGATAGACGCGCAAGTGAGGTAGGAAGAGATAGATGCGCAAGTGAGGTAGGGAGAGATATGTGCGCAAGTGAGGTAGGGAGAGATAGGCGCTCAAGTAAAGTAGGGAGATATAGACGCGCAAGTGAGGTAGGGAGAGATTGGCGCGCAAGTGAGTTAAGAAGAGATAGATGCGCAAGTGAGGTAGGGAGAGATAGGCGCGCAAGTGAAGTGAGAGATAGACGCACAAGTGAGGTAGGAAGAGATAGGCGCGCAAGTGAGGTAGGGAGAGATAGGCGCACAAGTGAGGTAGGGAGAGATAGGCGCACAAGTGAGGTAGGGAGAAATAGACGCGCAAGCGAGGTAGGGAGAGATAGACGCGCAAGTGAAGTAGGGAGAGATAGACGCGCAAGTGAGGTAGGGAGAGATAGACGCGCAAGTGAGGTAGGGAGAGATAGGCGCGCAAGTGAGGTAGAGAGAGATAGATGCGCAAGTGAGGTAGGGAGAGATAGACGCGCAAGTGAGGTATGGAGAGATATGCGCGCAAGTGAGGAAGGGAGAGATAGACGCGCAAGTGAAGTAGGGAGAGATAGATGCGCAAGTGATGTAGGGAGAGATAGATGCGCAAGTGAAGTAGGGAGAGATCGATGCGCAAGTGAGGTAGAGAGAGATAGATGCGTAAGTGATGTAGGGAGAGATAGATGCGCAAGTGAAGTAGGGAGAGATCGATGCGCAAGTGAGGTAGAGAGAGATAGATGCGCAAGTGATGTAGGGAGAGATAGATGCGCAAGTGAAGTAGGGAGAGATAGGCGCGCAAGTGAGGTAGGGAGAGATGGGCGCGCAAGTGAGGTAGGGAGAGATAGGTGCCAAGTGAAGTAG
- the LOC5520992 gene encoding casein kinase I isoform X3 produces the protein MSTPKSEFIVQGKYRLVRKIGSGSFGDIYLCVHTENGEEKAVKLESQKARHPQLLYESKLYKILAGGSGIPAIRHFSQENDYNVLVMDLLGPSLEDLFNFCNRKFNMKTVLMLADQMIARIEYVHNKNFIHRDIKPDNFLMGIGRHCNKLYLIDFGLAKKYRDSRTKQHISYREDKNLTGTARYASINAHLGIEQSRRDDMESLGYVLMYFNRSNLPWQGLKVDKAATKKQKYEKISEKKMSTPVEVLCKGFPAEFSMYLNYCKGLRFEEAPDYMYLRQLFRILFRTLNHQYDYIFDWTTLKQKSGCQGAVPGTAVATPGGR, from the exons ATGTCCACTCCAAAGTCAGAATTCATTGTGCAGGGAAAATACAGACTCGTACGAAAAATTGGCAGTGGATCATTTGGAGATATTTATTTATGCGTTCACACAGAAAATGGAGAG GAAAAAGCAGTCAAGCTTGAATCACAAAAAGCAAGGCATCCTCAACTACTCTATGAATCAAAGCTTTACAAAATCTTGGCTGGTGGGTCAGGAATCCCTGCGATAAG ACATTTCAGTCAAGAGAATGACTATAATGTGCTAGTAATGGACTTGCTAGGGCCAAGTTTGGAAGACTTGTTCAATTTTTGTAATAGAAAATTCAACATGAAGACTGTTCTTATGCTGGCAGATCAG ATGATCGCACGCATTGAATATGtccataataaaaatttcattCACCGTGATATCAAGCCTGACAATTTCCTCATGGGAATTGGCAGACATTGTAACAAG CTCTACTTGATAGATTTTGGTCTCGCAAAGAAGTACAGAGACAGCAGGACAAAGCAGCATATTTCGTACAGAGAAGATAAGAATCTCACAGGAACTGCAAGATATGCCAGTATAAATGCCCACCTCGGCATTGAGCAATC CCGGAGAGATGATATGGAGTCCTTAGGATATGTTCTGATGTACTTCAACCGAAGTAATTTACCTTGGCAAGGCCTTAAGGTAGATAAG GCTGCCACAAAGAAACAGAAATATGAGAAGATAAGcgagaaaaaaatgtcaacGCCTGTAGAGGTTTTATGTAAG GGCTTCCCCGCTGAGTTCTCGATGTATCTCAACTACTGTAAAGGACTGCGGTTTGAAGAAGCTCCAGACTACATGTATCTACGCCAGCTCTTCCGCATCCTATTCCGCACACTTAACCATCAATATGATTATATCTTTGATTGGACGACACTAAAGCAGAAGTCTGGTTGTCAAGGTGCAGTTCCCGGCACCGCAGTGGCCACGCCGG GTGGCCGTTGA
- the LOC5520992 gene encoding casein kinase I isoform X2 produces the protein MSTPKSEFIVQGKYRLVRKIGSGSFGDIYLCVHTENGEEKAVKLESQKARHPQLLYESKLYKILAGGSGIPAIRHFSQENDYNVLVMDLLGPSLEDLFNFCNRKFNMKTVLMLADQMIARIEYVHNKNFIHRDIKPDNFLMGIGRHCNKLYLIDFGLAKKYRDSRTKQHISYREDKNLTGTARYASINAHLGIEQSRRDDMESLGYVLMYFNRSNLPWQGLKAATKKQKYEKISEKKMSTPVEVLCKGFPAEFSMYLNYCKGLRFEEAPDYMYLRQLFRILFRTLNHQYDYIFDWTTLKQKSGCQGAVPGTAVATPGTAPHTAQYRRETSRARRGR, from the exons ATGTCCACTCCAAAGTCAGAATTCATTGTGCAGGGAAAATACAGACTCGTACGAAAAATTGGCAGTGGATCATTTGGAGATATTTATTTATGCGTTCACACAGAAAATGGAGAG GAAAAAGCAGTCAAGCTTGAATCACAAAAAGCAAGGCATCCTCAACTACTCTATGAATCAAAGCTTTACAAAATCTTGGCTGGTGGGTCAGGAATCCCTGCGATAAG ACATTTCAGTCAAGAGAATGACTATAATGTGCTAGTAATGGACTTGCTAGGGCCAAGTTTGGAAGACTTGTTCAATTTTTGTAATAGAAAATTCAACATGAAGACTGTTCTTATGCTGGCAGATCAG ATGATCGCACGCATTGAATATGtccataataaaaatttcattCACCGTGATATCAAGCCTGACAATTTCCTCATGGGAATTGGCAGACATTGTAACAAG CTCTACTTGATAGATTTTGGTCTCGCAAAGAAGTACAGAGACAGCAGGACAAAGCAGCATATTTCGTACAGAGAAGATAAGAATCTCACAGGAACTGCAAGATATGCCAGTATAAATGCCCACCTCGGCATTGAGCAATC CCGGAGAGATGATATGGAGTCCTTAGGATATGTTCTGATGTACTTCAACCGAAGTAATTTACCTTGGCAAGGCCTTAAG GCTGCCACAAAGAAACAGAAATATGAGAAGATAAGcgagaaaaaaatgtcaacGCCTGTAGAGGTTTTATGTAAG GGCTTCCCCGCTGAGTTCTCGATGTATCTCAACTACTGTAAAGGACTGCGGTTTGAAGAAGCTCCAGACTACATGTATCTACGCCAGCTCTTCCGCATCCTATTCCGCACACTTAACCATCAATATGATTATATCTTTGATTGGACGACACTAAAGCAGAAGTCTGGTTGTCAAGGTGCAGTTCCCGGCACCGCAGTGGCCACGCCGGGTACAGCCCCCCATACAGCGCAATACAGAAGAGAAACATCTAGGGCCAGGC GTGGCCGTTGA
- the LOC5520992 gene encoding casein kinase I isoform X1 — protein sequence MSTPKSEFIVQGKYRLVRKIGSGSFGDIYLCVHTENGEEKAVKLESQKARHPQLLYESKLYKILAGGSGIPAIRHFSQENDYNVLVMDLLGPSLEDLFNFCNRKFNMKTVLMLADQMIARIEYVHNKNFIHRDIKPDNFLMGIGRHCNKLYLIDFGLAKKYRDSRTKQHISYREDKNLTGTARYASINAHLGIEQSRRDDMESLGYVLMYFNRSNLPWQGLKVDKAATKKQKYEKISEKKMSTPVEVLCKGFPAEFSMYLNYCKGLRFEEAPDYMYLRQLFRILFRTLNHQYDYIFDWTTLKQKSGCQGAVPGTAVATPGTAPHTAQYRRETSRARRGR from the exons ATGTCCACTCCAAAGTCAGAATTCATTGTGCAGGGAAAATACAGACTCGTACGAAAAATTGGCAGTGGATCATTTGGAGATATTTATTTATGCGTTCACACAGAAAATGGAGAG GAAAAAGCAGTCAAGCTTGAATCACAAAAAGCAAGGCATCCTCAACTACTCTATGAATCAAAGCTTTACAAAATCTTGGCTGGTGGGTCAGGAATCCCTGCGATAAG ACATTTCAGTCAAGAGAATGACTATAATGTGCTAGTAATGGACTTGCTAGGGCCAAGTTTGGAAGACTTGTTCAATTTTTGTAATAGAAAATTCAACATGAAGACTGTTCTTATGCTGGCAGATCAG ATGATCGCACGCATTGAATATGtccataataaaaatttcattCACCGTGATATCAAGCCTGACAATTTCCTCATGGGAATTGGCAGACATTGTAACAAG CTCTACTTGATAGATTTTGGTCTCGCAAAGAAGTACAGAGACAGCAGGACAAAGCAGCATATTTCGTACAGAGAAGATAAGAATCTCACAGGAACTGCAAGATATGCCAGTATAAATGCCCACCTCGGCATTGAGCAATC CCGGAGAGATGATATGGAGTCCTTAGGATATGTTCTGATGTACTTCAACCGAAGTAATTTACCTTGGCAAGGCCTTAAGGTAGATAAG GCTGCCACAAAGAAACAGAAATATGAGAAGATAAGcgagaaaaaaatgtcaacGCCTGTAGAGGTTTTATGTAAG GGCTTCCCCGCTGAGTTCTCGATGTATCTCAACTACTGTAAAGGACTGCGGTTTGAAGAAGCTCCAGACTACATGTATCTACGCCAGCTCTTCCGCATCCTATTCCGCACACTTAACCATCAATATGATTATATCTTTGATTGGACGACACTAAAGCAGAAGTCTGGTTGTCAAGGTGCAGTTCCCGGCACCGCAGTGGCCACGCCGGGTACAGCCCCCCATACAGCGCAATACAGAAGAGAAACATCTAGGGCCAGGC GTGGCCGTTGA
- the LOC125567930 gene encoding apical junction molecule-like, with the protein MRASEVGRDMRASEVGRDRRESDVETVRRASEVGRDRRASEVGRDMRASEVGRDMRASEVGRDRRASEVGRNGRASEVGRDRCTSDVETVRRASEVGRDRCASEVERDRCASEVERDRCASEVGRDRRASVVGRDRRASEVGRDWRASEVGRDRRASEVGGDRRTSEVERDRRASEVGRDRRASEVGRDRRASEVGEDRRTSEVGRDRCASEVGGDRCASEVERDRRASEVGRDRFTSEVWRDWRASEVGRDRRASEVGRDRCASEVGRDMCASEVERDRCVSEVGRDRRASKVGRDMRASEVGRDRCASEVGRDRCASEVERDRCASEVGRDRRASVVGRDRRASEVGRYRRASEVGRDRCASEVGRDRRASKVGRDMRASEVGRDRCASEVGGDRCASEVGRDRCASEVGRDRCASEVERDRCVSEVGRDRRASEVGRDRRASEVGRDRRASEVGRDRHASKEGRDRCASEVGRDRCASEVERDRCASEVERDRCASEVGGDRCASEVGRDRCASEVGRDRCASEVG; encoded by the coding sequence ATGCGCGCAAGTGAGGTAGGAAGAGATATGCGCGCAAGTGAGGTAGGGAGAGATAGGCGCGAAAGTGATGTAGAAACAGTTAGGCGCGCAAGTGAGGTAGGGAGAGATAGGCGCGCAAGTGAGGTAGGGAGAGATATGCGCGCAAGTGAGGTAGGAAGAGATATGCGCGCAAGTGAGGTAGGGAGAGATAGGCGCGCAAGTGAGGTAGGGAGAAATGGGCGCGCAAGTGAGGTAGGGAGAGATAGGTGCACAAGTGATGTAGAAACAGTTAGGCGCGCAAGTGAGGTAGGGAGAGATAGGTGCGCAAGTGAGGTAGAGAGAGATAGGTGCGCAAGTGAGGTAGAGAGAGATAGATGCGCAAGTGAGGTAGGGAGAGATAGGCGCGCAAGTGTGGTAGGGAGAGATAGACGCGCAAGTGAGGTAGGGAGAGATTGGCGCGCAAGTGAGGTAGGGAGAGATAGGCGCGCAAGTGAGGTAGGGGGAGATAGGCGCACAAGTGAGGTAGAGAGAGATAGGCGCGCAAGTGAGGTAGGGAGAGATAGGCGCGCAAGTGAGGTAGGGAGAGATAGGCGCGCAAGTGAGGTAGGGGAAGATAGGCGCACAAGTGAGGTAGGGAGAGATAGATGCGCAAGTGAGGTAGGGGGAGATAGATGCGCAAGTGAGGTAGAGAGAGATAGGCGCGCAAGTGAGGTAGGGAGAGATAGATTCACAAGTGAGGTATGGAGAGATTGGCGCGCAAGTGAGGTAGGGAGAGATAGGCGTGCAAGTGAGGTAGGGAGAGATAGATGCGCAAGTGAGGTAGGGAGAGATATGTGCGCAAGTGAGGTAGAGAGAGATAGATGCGTAAGTGAGGTAGGGAGAGATAGGCGCGCAAGTAAGGTAGGGAGAGATATGCGCGCAAGTGAGGTAGGGAGAGATAGATGCGCAAGTGAGGTAGGGAGAGATAGGTGCGCAAGTGAGGTAGAGAGAGATAGATGCGCAAGTGAGGTAGGGAGAGATAGGCGCGCAAGTGTGGTAGGGAGAGATAGGCGCGCAAGTGAAGTAGGGAGATATAGGCGCGCAAGTGAGGTAGGGAGAGATAGATGCGCAAGTGAGGTAGGGAGAGATAGGCGCGCAAGTAAGGTAGGGAGAGATATGCGCGCAAGTGAGGTAGGGAGAGATAGATGCGCAAGTGAGGTAGGGGGAGATAGATGCGCAAGTGAGGTAGGAAGAGATAGATGCGCAAGTGAGGTAGGGAGAGATCGATGCGCAAGTGAGGTAGAGAGAGATAGATGCGTAAGTGAGGTAGGGAGAGATAGACGCGCAAGTGAGGTAGGAAGAGATAGACGCGCAAGTGAGGTAGGAAGAGATAGACGCGCAAGTGAAGTAGGGAGAGATAGGCACGCAAGTAAGGAAGGGAGAGATAGATGCGCAAGTGAGGTAGGGAGAGATCGATGCGCAAGTGAGGTAGAGAGAGATAGATGCGCAAGTGAGGTAGAGAGAGATAGATGCGCAAGTGAGGTAGGGGGAGATAGGTGCGCAAGTGAGGTAGGGAGAGATAGATGCGCAAGTGAGGTAGGAAGAGATAGATGCGCAAGTGAGGTAGGGTGA
- the LOC5520991 gene encoding nicotinamide/nicotinic acid mononucleotide adenylyltransferase 1, with product MAATGTTKKVVLLSCGCFNPVTHMHLRLFELARDTLHRTGFFTVVEGIFSPAHDAYKKKDLVASQHRLAMCNLAVKTSSWLRVDDWESKQDGWSTTKTVLNYMTEQARKKHDNSCTVKLLCGADLLESFAVPGLWLDSDIESIVKEHGIVVITRHGSNPEEFIYNSDVLTKHKNNIHIVTEWIPNEISATKIRCALRRRESIKYLVPDSIIDYIHNNKLYTPVKG from the exons atggcggcaacaGGAACAACTAAAAAAGTAGTTCTTCTAAGCTGCGGTTGCTTCAACCCAGTGACACATATGCATCTTAGACTATTTG AACTAGCCCGCGACACTCTTCACCGCACTGGCTTCTTTACTGTTGTTGAGGGGATTTTTTCTCCCGCTCATGACGCTTATAAGAAAAAA GATCTTGTCGCATCGCAACACAGATTAGCAATGTGTAATTTGGCAGTTAAAACCTCAAGCTGGTTAAG AGTTGATGACTGGGAAAGTAAACAAGATGGCTGGTCAACAACCAAGACAGTTCTTAACTATATGACAGAGCAAGCAAGGAAGAAACATG ATAACAGTTGTACTGTTAAATTACTCTGCGGTGCTGATTTGCTAGAATCCTTTGCAGTTCCAGGATTGTGGTTAGATAGTGAT attgAGAGCATAGTAAAGGAACATGGAATTGTTGTTATAACAAGGCATGGGTCAAATCCAGAAGAGTTCATTTACAACTCTGATGTTCTTACAAAACACAAG aaTAATATACATATTGTGACAGAGTGGATACCTAATGAAATTAGTGCTACAAAAATAAG gtGTGCTCTTAGGCGGAGAGAAAGTATAAAGTACCTTGTTCCTGATTCAATCATTGATTACATCCATAATAACAAGCTATATACCCCAGTAAAAGGATAA
- the LOC5520993 gene encoding protein FAM166B, which translates to MGFTELTHPHIASNLPGYRGYCPQLKYECGHTYGIATDKLTTRHMRNEKLITTRLPDPKEREQFLPQPNGVNKLTANMKLGYTGYIPTMRYLYGSRYREATDQAISDFMQKDEKYRNESDDLKKTVYSTKKLQPRADHKEPSMYPDLRPRYGKDYFPSEHREFTEAPLPGYTGYVPRRRAHDLGMRYGTWSQAGFSNSLEMRNKQENLATQRIDVTKYPEPTVTAELTSQGTLYKLMGMKPKYTGYIPQRRFRYGNTYGDTTRSLPVCFDPKGYASATYVTVPVM; encoded by the exons ATGGGCTTCACCGAGTTAACACATCCTCACATCGCTAGTAACTTACCGGG TTACCGTGGCTATTGTCCGCAGCTCAAGTATGAATGTGGCCATACTTATGGCATCGCGACCGACAAATTAACTACA AGACACATGAGAAATGAGAAGCTAATTACCACACGTCTGCCCGACCCCAAGGAAAGAGAACAGTTTCTTCCACAACCTAACGGCGTAAACAAACTAACGGCAAATATGAAATTAGGATACACAG GGTATATCCCCACGATGCGGTACCTGTATGGTTCCCGCTACAGGGAAGCCACAGATCAAGCCATTAGCGACTTTATGCAGAAAGACGAGAAGTACCGCAACGAATCGGACGACTTAAAAAAGACAGTATACTCCACAAAGAAGTTACAACCGAGAGCAGACCACAAAGAACCAAGCATGTACCCCGACCTGCGCCCACGATACGGCAAGGACTACTTCCCAA GCGAGCACCGCGAATTCACAGAAGCTCCGCTGCCAGGTTACACGGGCTACGTACCGCGCAGACGCGCGCATGACCTGGGCATGAGGTATGGCACGTGGTCACAAGCCGGCTTCTCTAATTCGCTAGAGATGAGAAACAAGCAAGAAAATCTAGCAACACAACGAATCGACGTCACTAA gtatcccgagCCTACCGTAACGGCCGAGCTTACATCTCAGGGCACGCTGTATAAATTGATGGGGATGAAACCAAAGTATACTGGCTATATACCAC AGCGTCGCTTCAGATATGGAAATACATATGGCGACACGACTCGCTCATTGCCAGTCTGCTTCGATCCCAAGGGATACGCAAGCGCCACCTACGTCACCGTACCGGTCATGTGA
- the LOC116604100 gene encoding fibroblast growth factor 1, which produces MITKNYTNCIVVRLQSKSYVPYVTYIGVNDTKVVGIHDHERGSLNYTLLELQTFNSDVRRIRGYHSGRYVAVDVKGDIVTETTPTTGSFWIERMEKNGWHTFRSFKMVEMERKKPQTPNTREVWYLAVKRNKNMKKPKEAEPGMKSSQFLYYTIQGYDCKPQ; this is translated from the exons ATGATCACGAAGAATTATACGAACTGCATAGTGGTGCGACTCCAATCGAAGAGTTACGTACCGTATGTGACGTATATTGGCGTCAATGACACGAAGGTGGTAGGGATACACGATCATGAACGAGGGTCACTCAATTACA CTTTACTAGAACTTCAGACCTTCAACTCGGACGTTCGCAGGATTAGAGGATATCACAGTGGTCGCTATGTGGCAGTCGACGTTAAAGGCGACATCGTAACAGAG ACAACACCTACAACTGGATCATTCTGGATCGAGCGCATGGAAAAGAACGGGTGGCATACATTTCGCTCTTTCAAAATGGTGGAGATGGAGAGAAAAAAACCGCAGACGCCAAACACTCGGGAGGTGTGGTACCTCGCAGTCAAGCGCAACAAGAATATGAAGAAACCGAAGGAAGCTGAACCCGGAATGAAATCATCGCAGTTTTTATATTACACAATCCAAGGATATGATTGTAAGCCTCAATAG